Proteins found in one Pongo pygmaeus isolate AG05252 chromosome 8, NHGRI_mPonPyg2-v2.0_pri, whole genome shotgun sequence genomic segment:
- the LOC129006274 gene encoding NUT family member 2D-like isoform X2, producing the protein MASNGAYPVLGPGMTVNPGTSLSVFTALPFTTPAPGPAHGLPLVTAGVPPGGPLVLSAFPSTPLVAGRDGHGPSGAGASNVFVQMGTEVGPVKAPQVQTLVLTQAPLIWQAPGTVCGGVVCPPPLLLAAAPVVPVMAPQVVGGTQAGEGGWSQGLPLPPPPPPAAQLPPIVSQGNAGPWQQGTHGEGSLASSQAKAPPDDSCNPKSVYENFRLWQHYKPLARRHLPQSPDTEALSCFLIPVLRSLARWKPTMTLEEGLWRSMREWQHTSNFDRMIFYEIAEKFLEFEAEEEMQIQKSQWMKGPQCLPPPATPRLEPRGPPAPEVVKQPVYLPSKAGPEAPTACLPPPRPQRPVTKARLPPPQPHRRAETKARLPPPRPQRPAETKVPEEIPPEVVQEYMDIMEELLGPSLGATGEPKKQREEGKVKQPREEDWTPPDPGLLSYIDKLCSQKDFVTKVEAVIHPRFLEELLSPDPQMDFLALSQELEQEEGLTLAQGAPSDAPGTDRC; encoded by the exons ATGGCTTCAAATGGAG CATACCCAGTGCTGGGACCGGGCATGACCGTGAACCCTGGCACCTCCCTGTCTGTGTTCACGGCTCTGCCCTTCACCACACCCGCTCCCGGCCCAGCACACGGGCTGCCCCTTGTGACTGCAGGGGTTCCTCCAGGCGGCCCTCTGGTgctgtctgccttccccagcacaCCTCTGGTGGCAGGACGGGATGGCCACGGCCCGAGTGGGGCCGGGGCTTCCAACGTCTTTGTCCAGATGGGGACAGAGGTGGGGCCTGTGAAAGCCCCTCAGGTGCAGACCTTGGTCCTAACTCAGGCCCCCCTCATCTGGCAGGCTCCAGGCACCGTCTGTGGAGGTGTCGTGTGTCCACCTCCCCTACTCCTGGCAGCTGCTCCTGTGGTGCCTGTTATGGCTCCCCAGGTGGTTGGGGGCACCCAGGCCGGTGAGGGAGGCTGGTCCCAGGGCCTTCctcttccaccaccaccaccaccggcTGCCCAGTTGCCCCCCATCGTGTCCCAAGGGAATGCTGGGCCATGGCAACAAGGGACTCATGGAGAGGGCAGCCTGGCTTCCTCCCAGGCCAAGGCCCCGCCAGATGACTCCTGTAACCCTAAGAGTGTCTATGAGAACTTCCGACTCTGGCAGCACTACAAGCCCCTGGCCCGGAGGCACCTTCCCCAGAGTCCCGACACCGAAGCACTTTCGTGCTTCCTCAT CCCAGTTCTCCGATCCCTGGCCCGGTGGAAGCCCACCATGACCCTGGAGGAGGGACTGTGGCGGTCCATGCGGGAATGGCAGCACACGAGCAACTTTGACCGGATGATATTCTACGAGATAGCAGAGAA gttcctggagtttgaggctgaggaggagatgCAGATTCAGAAATCACAATGGATGAAGGGGCCCCAGTGCCTGCCTCCTCCAGCCACACCGAGGCTTGAACCTCGAGGACCCCCGGCCCCTGAGGTGGTCAAGCAGCCAG tgTACCTTCCCAGCAAGGCCGGCCCCGAGGCCCCGACTGCCTGCCTGCCACCACCCAGGCCCCAGAGGCCAGTGACCAAGGCccgcctgccaccaccccagccccaccGACGAGCAGAGACCAAGGCCCGCCTACCACCACCCAGGCCCCAGAGGCCAGCAGAGACAAAGGTCCCTGAGGAGATCCCCCCAGAAGTGGTGCAGGAGTACATGGACATCATGGAGGAACTGCTAGGGCCTTCCCTCGGGGCCACGGGGGAGCCCAAGAAACAACGGGAAGAGGGCAAAGTGAAGCAGCCACGGGAAGAGGACTGGACGCCCCCAGACCCGGGCCTCCTGAGCTACATTGACAAGCTGTGTTCCCAGAAAGACTTCGTCACCAAG GTGGAGGCCGTCATTCACCCCCGATTCCTGGAAGAATTGCTTTCCCCAGATCCACAGATGGATTTCTTGGCTCTAAGCCAggagctggagcaggaggaaggactCACCCTTGCCCAG GGAGCCCCTTCAGATGCTCCAGGGACTGATAGATGCTGA
- the LOC129006274 gene encoding NUT family member 2D-like isoform X1 codes for MASNGAYPVLGPGMTVNPGTSLSVFTALPFTTPAPGPAHGLPLVTAGVPPGGPLVLSAFPSTPLVAGRDGHGPSGAGASNVFVQMGTEVGPVKAPQVQTLVLTQAPLIWQAPGTVCGGVVCPPPLLLAAAPVVPVMAPQVVGGTQAGEGGWSQGLPLPPPPPPAAQLPPIVSQGNAGPWQQGTHGEGSLASSQAKAPPDDSCNPKSVYENFRLWQHYKPLARRHLPQSPDTEALSCFLIPVLRSLARWKPTMTLEEGLWRSMREWQHTSNFDRMIFYEIAEKFLEFEAEEEMQIQKSQWMKGPQCLPPPATPRLEPRGPPAPEVVKQPVYLPSKAGPEAPTACLPPPRPQRPVTKARLPPPQPHRRAETKARLPPPRPQRPAETKVPEEIPPEVVQEYMDIMEELLGPSLGATGEPKKQREEGKVKQPREEDWTPPDPGLLSYIDKLCSQKDFVTKVEAVIHPRFLEELLSPDPQMDFLALSQELEQEEGLTLAQLVEKRLLTLKEKQHTRAAPGRSTARLDSSSSKFAAGQGAERDIPDPQQGVGMETCPPQKAARDPQGRGRAHTGMARSKDSVVLLGCQDSPGLRAAWPTSPPQDHRPTSPGLGSKDALDLPGGSPVRESHGLAQGSSEEEELPSLAFLLGSQHKLLPWWLPQSPVPASGLLSPEKWGPQGTHQSPSAQRRGLSLAPSPATKSKKQPLFGSPSPAERTPHPGPGLRVSGEQFLTWGMGEPSQSRKRKGDPLVSRKKKQHCSQ; via the exons ATGGCTTCAAATGGAG CATACCCAGTGCTGGGACCGGGCATGACCGTGAACCCTGGCACCTCCCTGTCTGTGTTCACGGCTCTGCCCTTCACCACACCCGCTCCCGGCCCAGCACACGGGCTGCCCCTTGTGACTGCAGGGGTTCCTCCAGGCGGCCCTCTGGTgctgtctgccttccccagcacaCCTCTGGTGGCAGGACGGGATGGCCACGGCCCGAGTGGGGCCGGGGCTTCCAACGTCTTTGTCCAGATGGGGACAGAGGTGGGGCCTGTGAAAGCCCCTCAGGTGCAGACCTTGGTCCTAACTCAGGCCCCCCTCATCTGGCAGGCTCCAGGCACCGTCTGTGGAGGTGTCGTGTGTCCACCTCCCCTACTCCTGGCAGCTGCTCCTGTGGTGCCTGTTATGGCTCCCCAGGTGGTTGGGGGCACCCAGGCCGGTGAGGGAGGCTGGTCCCAGGGCCTTCctcttccaccaccaccaccaccggcTGCCCAGTTGCCCCCCATCGTGTCCCAAGGGAATGCTGGGCCATGGCAACAAGGGACTCATGGAGAGGGCAGCCTGGCTTCCTCCCAGGCCAAGGCCCCGCCAGATGACTCCTGTAACCCTAAGAGTGTCTATGAGAACTTCCGACTCTGGCAGCACTACAAGCCCCTGGCCCGGAGGCACCTTCCCCAGAGTCCCGACACCGAAGCACTTTCGTGCTTCCTCAT CCCAGTTCTCCGATCCCTGGCCCGGTGGAAGCCCACCATGACCCTGGAGGAGGGACTGTGGCGGTCCATGCGGGAATGGCAGCACACGAGCAACTTTGACCGGATGATATTCTACGAGATAGCAGAGAA gttcctggagtttgaggctgaggaggagatgCAGATTCAGAAATCACAATGGATGAAGGGGCCCCAGTGCCTGCCTCCTCCAGCCACACCGAGGCTTGAACCTCGAGGACCCCCGGCCCCTGAGGTGGTCAAGCAGCCAG tgTACCTTCCCAGCAAGGCCGGCCCCGAGGCCCCGACTGCCTGCCTGCCACCACCCAGGCCCCAGAGGCCAGTGACCAAGGCccgcctgccaccaccccagccccaccGACGAGCAGAGACCAAGGCCCGCCTACCACCACCCAGGCCCCAGAGGCCAGCAGAGACAAAGGTCCCTGAGGAGATCCCCCCAGAAGTGGTGCAGGAGTACATGGACATCATGGAGGAACTGCTAGGGCCTTCCCTCGGGGCCACGGGGGAGCCCAAGAAACAACGGGAAGAGGGCAAAGTGAAGCAGCCACGGGAAGAGGACTGGACGCCCCCAGACCCGGGCCTCCTGAGCTACATTGACAAGCTGTGTTCCCAGAAAGACTTCGTCACCAAG GTGGAGGCCGTCATTCACCCCCGATTCCTGGAAGAATTGCTTTCCCCAGATCCACAGATGGATTTCTTGGCTCTAAGCCAggagctggagcaggaggaaggactCACCCTTGCCCAG CTAGTGGAGAAGCGCCTCCTAACTTTGAAGGAGAAACAGCATACGAGGGCAGCCCCTGGTCGTAGCACGGCTCGGTTGGACTCAAGTTCTTCTAAGTTTGCAGCTGGCCAAGGAGCAGAGAGAGACATCCCTGACCCCCAGCAAGGGGTTGGCATGGAAACCTGCCCACCCCAGAAGGCTGCCCGGGACCCTCAGGGACGAGGCAGAGCACACACTGGCATGGCCAGGTCCAAAGACTCTGTTGTGCTTTTGGGATGTCAGGATTCCCCTGGGCTGAGGGCTGCCTGGCCAACCTCTCCTCCCCAGGACCACAGACCCACCAGCCCTGGCCTGGGGAGCAAGGATGCCTTGGATCTCCCTGGAGGGTCTCCTGTCCGGGAGTCACATGGGCTGGCTCAGGGATCAAGTGAGGAGGAGGAGCTCCCCAGCCTGGCCTTCCTCTTGGGTTCCCAGCACAAGCTTCTGCCCTGGTGGCTACCCCAGAGCCCTGTCCCTGCCTCAGGCCTTCTCAGCCCAGAAAAGTGGGGACCCCAGGGAACTCATCAGTCCCCATCTGCTCAGAGAAGAGGCCTCAGCCTAGCACCCTCTCCTGCCACGAAGTCCAAGAAGCAACCTCTCTTTGGAAGCCCGTCCCCTGCTGAAAGGACACCCCACCCAGGGCCTGGGCTCAGGGTCTCTGGGGAGCAATTCCTGACTTGGGGGATGGGTGAGCCCTCACAGTCTCGAAAGAGAAAGGGTGACCCCTTGGTCTCCAGGAAGAAGAAGCAGCATTGTAGCCAGTAG